In the genome of Sander vitreus isolate 19-12246 chromosome 13, sanVit1, whole genome shotgun sequence, one region contains:
- the cxxc5a gene encoding CXXC-type zinc finger protein 5 isoform X1, whose protein sequence is MSSGLSEGGRTEDHERSNCKQDSPVIERRNRSGIISEPLSKSLKKSRTLSQYTAVSSATSNGHKENGETKSHSAKPQPPPQPQPTVSALTAAKLDRTLEQVLEGQNGLLHFAQAAALLKRAGMEHMLLPGGMGVGIGGGDAGSGASDLEGTSVTDAVGGPVDFPYGVGGGFPFNPGLFIMTPAGVFLADSALHMAGLAEYPAQSELASAINSGKKKRKRCGMCPPCRRRINCEQCSSCRNRKTGHQICKFRKCEELKKKPSAALEKVMLPTGAAFRWFQ, encoded by the coding sequence ATGTCTAGCGGATTGTCGGAGGGGGGCCGGACAGAGGACCACGAGCGGAGTAACTGCAAACAGGATTCTCCTGTTATAGAGCGCAGGAACCGCAGTGGCATCATCAGTGAGCCCCTCAGTAAGAGCCTTAAAAAGTCCCGTACCCTCTCCCAGTATACAGCAGTCTCCTCTGCCACTAGCAATGGACACAAGGAAAATGGTGAGACTAAGAGCCACTCGGCCAAGCCTCAGCCACCCCCGCAGCCCCAGCCCACTGTCTCTGCACTGACAGCAGCCAAGTTGGACCGGACCCTAGAACAGGTTCTAGAGGGACAGAATGGCCTGCTGCACTTTGCCCAGGCAGCAGCCCTGTTAAAGCGGGCCGGTATGGAGCACATGCTCCTGCCTGGGGGCATGGGAGTGGGAATTGGCGGTGGAGACGCAGGCTCGGGGGCTAGCGACTTGGAGGGTACGTCTGTTACGGATGCCGTAGGTGGTCCTGTTGACTTCCCATATGGAGTAGGGGGTGGTTTCCCCTTCAACCCGGGGCTTTTCATCATGACGCCGGCTGGAGTGTTTCTGGCGGACAGCGCGCTACACATGGCCGGCCTGGCCGAGTACCCGGCGCAGAGCGAGCTGGCCTCTGCTATCAACTCCGGTAAAAAGAAGCGAAAACGTTGTGGCATGTGCCCACCTTGCCGACGGCGGATTAACTGCGAGCAATGCAGCAGCTGCCGGAATCGCAAAACAGGCCACCAGATCTGCAAGTTTCGCAAATGTGAGGAACTGAAGAAGAAGCCCTCTGCTGCTCTGGAG
- the cxxc5a gene encoding CXXC-type zinc finger protein 5 isoform X2 — MSSGLSEGGRTEDHERSNCKQDSPVIERRNRSGIISEPLSKSLKKSRTLSQYTAVSSATSNGHKENGETKSHSAKPQPPPQPQPTVSALTAAKLDRTLEQVLEGQNGLLHFAQAAALLKRAGMEHMLLPGGMGVGIGGGDAGSGASDLEGTSVTDAVGGPVDFPYGVGGGFPFNPGLFIMTPAGVFLADSALHMAGLAEYPAQSELASAINSGKKKRKRCGMCPPCRRRINCEQCSSCRNRKTGHQICKFRKCEELKKKPSAALEVMLPTGAAFRWFQ, encoded by the coding sequence ATGTCTAGCGGATTGTCGGAGGGGGGCCGGACAGAGGACCACGAGCGGAGTAACTGCAAACAGGATTCTCCTGTTATAGAGCGCAGGAACCGCAGTGGCATCATCAGTGAGCCCCTCAGTAAGAGCCTTAAAAAGTCCCGTACCCTCTCCCAGTATACAGCAGTCTCCTCTGCCACTAGCAATGGACACAAGGAAAATGGTGAGACTAAGAGCCACTCGGCCAAGCCTCAGCCACCCCCGCAGCCCCAGCCCACTGTCTCTGCACTGACAGCAGCCAAGTTGGACCGGACCCTAGAACAGGTTCTAGAGGGACAGAATGGCCTGCTGCACTTTGCCCAGGCAGCAGCCCTGTTAAAGCGGGCCGGTATGGAGCACATGCTCCTGCCTGGGGGCATGGGAGTGGGAATTGGCGGTGGAGACGCAGGCTCGGGGGCTAGCGACTTGGAGGGTACGTCTGTTACGGATGCCGTAGGTGGTCCTGTTGACTTCCCATATGGAGTAGGGGGTGGTTTCCCCTTCAACCCGGGGCTTTTCATCATGACGCCGGCTGGAGTGTTTCTGGCGGACAGCGCGCTACACATGGCCGGCCTGGCCGAGTACCCGGCGCAGAGCGAGCTGGCCTCTGCTATCAACTCCGGTAAAAAGAAGCGAAAACGTTGTGGCATGTGCCCACCTTGCCGACGGCGGATTAACTGCGAGCAATGCAGCAGCTGCCGGAATCGCAAAACAGGCCACCAGATCTGCAAGTTTCGCAAATGTGAGGAACTGAAGAAGAAGCCCTCTGCTGCTCTGGAG